A window of the Dyadobacter pollutisoli genome harbors these coding sequences:
- a CDS encoding SusD/RagB family nutrient-binding outer membrane lipoprotein yields MKGIIKNSVLLFAALALGSCNDWLDVNEDPNNPTNVAPQYVLPAAQASVAGTVGGDFAIIGGIWSQHWTQSNASSQYRTIDAYNLNAADYNTAWTELYAGGLNDFEDVKKKATESGNNLMVLQAVAVQSYGFQMLADWFDKIPLTEALQVETNKAPKYDDGPAVYAELLKRLDAALALDFDNGKSTQVTSDLVFGSLSAADQLDQWKRFVNTLKLKMYLRQTSSANSAQAIAAIKAMLDANTAFLEGPAAITQFVDEPNRSNPLYENNVRQLNTGTNLRLSRTLFSYLDENNDLDRLNAYFTPGSGGQYGLVQGDYGSTVAPTIPSVAKMTATDPFFFFSTDEVYFLLAEAYLRTGNEAMAKSFYDKAVQAAYAKFNITFDPKKIAAGGVYAYPTTGTTEAKLKAIIIQKWVAMFRQGYESFWDQARTGYPEKSPVPVTSNSYVPGQWTSSVQAVTSGGALPKRIPFTSASRDVNPNTPQVPNITDKVWWMK; encoded by the coding sequence ATGAAAGGTATAATTAAAAATAGTGTATTGCTGTTCGCAGCACTTGCACTGGGGTCTTGCAATGACTGGCTTGATGTTAATGAAGATCCCAATAACCCAACCAATGTAGCCCCACAATACGTATTGCCAGCCGCGCAGGCGTCGGTAGCAGGTACGGTAGGCGGCGATTTTGCGATCATCGGCGGAATCTGGTCTCAACACTGGACGCAATCCAATGCAAGTTCCCAGTACAGGACCATTGACGCGTATAACCTGAATGCGGCAGATTACAACACTGCCTGGACCGAGCTATACGCCGGAGGCTTGAATGACTTCGAAGACGTGAAGAAAAAGGCGACCGAATCAGGAAATAATCTGATGGTATTGCAGGCGGTGGCTGTTCAGTCATACGGTTTTCAAATGCTGGCCGACTGGTTTGATAAAATTCCTTTGACAGAAGCACTACAGGTAGAAACTAATAAGGCGCCGAAGTACGACGACGGGCCGGCTGTTTATGCTGAGTTATTGAAAAGACTGGATGCAGCACTTGCTCTGGATTTCGACAATGGAAAGTCTACGCAGGTAACGTCCGACCTTGTTTTCGGAAGTTTGAGTGCGGCCGATCAGCTTGATCAATGGAAACGGTTTGTCAATACGCTGAAACTGAAAATGTATCTTCGTCAGACGAGCAGCGCCAATTCGGCACAGGCAATTGCAGCGATCAAAGCAATGCTTGATGCTAATACGGCGTTCCTGGAAGGACCGGCAGCTATCACCCAGTTTGTAGACGAGCCTAACCGTAGCAATCCATTGTACGAAAACAATGTACGCCAGCTTAACACAGGTACTAACCTGAGACTAAGCAGAACGCTGTTCAGCTATTTGGATGAAAATAACGATCTGGATAGATTGAATGCATATTTTACCCCTGGTTCGGGCGGGCAATACGGCTTGGTTCAGGGTGACTATGGCTCAACAGTCGCTCCGACTATACCCAGTGTAGCGAAAATGACCGCCACCGATCCCTTCTTCTTTTTTAGTACTGACGAAGTATATTTCCTGCTTGCAGAGGCATACCTGCGCACCGGCAATGAAGCGATGGCCAAATCATTTTATGACAAGGCGGTGCAAGCTGCTTATGCCAAGTTCAACATCACGTTCGATCCGAAGAAAATAGCTGCTGGCGGCGTGTATGCCTACCCTACGACAGGAACGACTGAAGCAAAATTGAAAGCCATCATCATTCAAAAATGGGTAGCAATGTTCCGTCAGGGCTATGAGTCGTTCTGGGATCAGGCACGGACTGGGTATCCTGAAAAATCGCCGGTACCAGTAACCAGCAACAGTTATGTACCTGGGCAATGGACTTCCTCAGTACAGGCGGTGACCTCGGGCGGTGCGCTTCCGAAGCGTATCCCTTTCACATCGGCCTCACGCGACGTTAACCCTAATACCCCGCAGGTGCCGAACATTACGGACAAAGTCTGGTGGATGAAATAA
- a CDS encoding SusC/RagA family TonB-linked outer membrane protein, with the protein MRKILQLLILIALLMPGWHTYAQDKVVSGVVTADDGSVLPGVNITVKGTTRGVSTDTEGKYSISAPASATLVYSFVGYLGQSIVVGSKTTINVTLVTDAQQLGEVVVTALGISREKKSLGYSTATITNTSITEARNTSPLDALNARVPGLSVSTASGAPGASTVLNIRGFNSVTGNNQPLYVVDGVPMNNRGNSSSTTAANSNDDFNRSMDFGNQMNDINPNEIESITVLKGISASALYGSRAANGAILITTKRGKSGKTTVDFSSSFAQSQILRVPHLQNTYGQGWSGLFDPIENGSWGPKMDGSTRLWGNVVDNSQLLKPFAVQEDNLKDFFDRGYEWNNSIAVSGGTETANYRVSYSNAMADGVVPTNADSYKRNTLSLNGGLKLGKFSVNSNINYVHKHQKAVATGQGDDAGGGKVVWQEIIQIPRDHSIVDSKAFLDPNNPFGKFMDLDNYFTPYAQNPYWTLYNQGNNYDEDRIFGNIEFGYQLLPSLGVQWRVGGDYSDAFQKDWGNVGRITPGTPNSTANNVFGSVAQLSRGNRQFNSDLIFNFKHNFGTRFDVQAFLGHNLNERSGLTNYAKVTNLDLPGFYSLSNSSVTPITFATTTMRRLVGVYGSATFGFDSWLYLTVGARNDWSSTLPKGKNSYFYPSASISAVLSEAFKLPAQIPFVKVRFAAASAGNDADPYQVYSVYVPGSVRAGGFGNINFPFGGVNAYEVSNNPGNLDLKPEISQEFEAGLELGFFGRRVGLDLSVYDKLTKNQIISLNLEPATGATAQTVNLGSVRNQGLELALNLIPVRTADFEWGVTLNYNKIKNEVESLGLEGGSGNILLNSSYNVKLRAVVGKPLGAIYSPDVRRDPDGNVVVNPETGLPLQSTEETYRGSINPNYTLGLSTYLTYKGFKLSANGDYRNGGVFYSYTARLNYFNGNAYNTQYNDREPWVIPGSVVQQPDNTYTENTTPISRADVYTYYGGTTSYEYNHVLPKTFFKLRNVSLTYSVPKSFLAKSPVRVASVGVFGRNLVLWTPKGNHFTDPEANTFGTSLKNLYGEFASGPSVATYGAQLNLSF; encoded by the coding sequence ATGAGAAAGATTCTACAATTGTTGATCTTGATCGCCTTACTAATGCCTGGGTGGCACACCTATGCCCAGGACAAGGTGGTATCAGGAGTCGTGACCGCGGATGACGGGAGTGTCCTGCCAGGAGTGAACATTACAGTAAAAGGGACGACAAGAGGGGTAAGCACAGACACAGAGGGGAAGTATTCTATTTCAGCTCCGGCCTCTGCAACATTGGTATACTCATTCGTGGGTTACCTTGGCCAAAGTATAGTAGTAGGTTCCAAAACCACAATTAATGTAACGCTGGTGACCGACGCCCAGCAGCTTGGAGAAGTAGTGGTTACAGCCCTTGGTATTTCCCGCGAAAAAAAATCGCTCGGATATTCCACTGCTACCATTACCAACACATCTATTACAGAAGCAAGGAATACAAGCCCGCTGGATGCCCTGAATGCCCGGGTACCCGGTTTATCTGTGTCTACTGCTTCGGGAGCGCCGGGAGCTTCAACAGTTTTGAACATCCGGGGTTTTAACTCTGTAACGGGTAATAACCAGCCATTGTACGTAGTCGATGGTGTGCCGATGAACAACAGGGGAAATTCTTCATCTACAACTGCTGCAAACAGCAATGATGACTTCAACAGGTCGATGGACTTTGGTAACCAGATGAATGACATCAACCCAAACGAAATTGAGAGTATCACCGTTTTGAAAGGTATTTCAGCGTCGGCTTTGTATGGTAGCCGTGCTGCTAACGGTGCGATCCTGATCACTACCAAAAGAGGAAAGTCAGGTAAAACGACTGTGGACTTTTCAAGTTCTTTTGCCCAATCACAAATTCTGAGGGTTCCTCACCTGCAAAATACTTACGGACAGGGATGGAGCGGACTGTTTGACCCGATCGAAAACGGTTCCTGGGGGCCTAAAATGGACGGCTCAACCAGGCTGTGGGGTAACGTGGTGGACAATTCACAATTGTTGAAACCATTCGCTGTACAGGAAGATAACCTGAAAGACTTTTTCGACCGTGGTTACGAATGGAACAACAGTATTGCTGTTTCCGGAGGTACCGAAACTGCCAATTACCGTGTGTCTTATTCCAATGCCATGGCGGACGGTGTAGTACCAACCAATGCAGATTCGTATAAGCGTAACACGTTAAGTCTGAATGGCGGGTTAAAGCTGGGCAAATTCTCGGTTAACTCGAACATCAATTACGTTCACAAACACCAGAAAGCGGTAGCAACCGGACAAGGTGACGACGCAGGCGGTGGAAAGGTGGTATGGCAGGAGATCATTCAGATCCCGAGAGACCATTCTATTGTAGATTCAAAAGCATTTCTTGATCCGAATAATCCTTTTGGCAAGTTCATGGATCTTGATAATTATTTTACACCATACGCACAAAACCCTTACTGGACGCTGTACAACCAAGGTAACAACTACGATGAAGACCGTATTTTTGGTAACATCGAGTTTGGTTATCAACTGCTGCCAAGTTTAGGTGTTCAATGGAGAGTGGGTGGTGACTACTCCGATGCATTCCAGAAAGACTGGGGTAATGTGGGCCGGATCACACCGGGCACTCCTAACAGCACGGCCAACAATGTATTTGGTAGTGTGGCCCAGTTGTCGAGAGGTAACCGTCAGTTCAACAGTGACCTGATCTTTAACTTCAAACATAACTTCGGAACCCGTTTTGATGTTCAGGCATTTCTTGGACATAACCTGAATGAAAGATCGGGACTGACCAACTATGCGAAAGTGACCAATCTTGACTTGCCAGGTTTTTACAGCCTTTCCAACAGCTCGGTAACCCCGATCACATTCGCAACCACTACAATGCGTCGTCTGGTCGGTGTTTATGGTTCCGCCACATTCGGTTTCGATAGCTGGTTGTACCTGACAGTGGGAGCGAGAAATGACTGGAGCAGCACATTGCCAAAAGGTAAAAATTCCTACTTCTATCCAAGCGCGAGCATTAGCGCGGTGCTTTCGGAGGCATTCAAGCTTCCTGCACAGATACCATTTGTTAAGGTACGCTTTGCTGCCGCATCAGCCGGTAATGACGCCGATCCTTATCAGGTGTATTCCGTGTATGTTCCGGGTAGTGTGAGAGCGGGTGGTTTTGGTAATATCAACTTCCCATTCGGTGGTGTTAACGCCTATGAAGTTTCCAATAACCCGGGTAACCTTGATTTGAAACCTGAAATTTCGCAGGAATTCGAAGCCGGTCTTGAACTTGGTTTCTTTGGCAGAAGGGTAGGACTTGATCTTAGCGTTTATGATAAACTGACCAAAAACCAGATCATCAGCCTGAACCTGGAACCAGCAACCGGCGCCACAGCGCAAACTGTGAACCTGGGTAGCGTTAGAAACCAGGGTTTGGAACTCGCATTGAACCTGATCCCGGTTCGTACAGCGGATTTTGAATGGGGCGTGACCCTGAACTACAACAAAATCAAAAACGAAGTAGAGTCACTTGGTTTGGAAGGCGGATCGGGTAACATCCTGCTCAACAGCAGCTACAATGTGAAGCTTCGCGCCGTAGTTGGTAAGCCACTTGGCGCTATCTACTCTCCTGACGTGAGGCGTGATCCCGACGGCAATGTAGTTGTGAACCCTGAAACGGGCTTGCCATTGCAAAGCACCGAAGAAACTTACAGAGGTTCGATCAATCCTAATTATACGCTGGGACTTTCAACTTACTTGACCTATAAAGGTTTTAAACTGAGCGCAAATGGTGATTACCGTAACGGCGGTGTGTTTTATTCCTATACTGCCAGGTTGAATTACTTCAATGGGAACGCGTATAATACTCAATATAACGATAGAGAACCATGGGTAATTCCTGGTTCGGTGGTACAACAGCCAGATAATACTTATACAGAAAACACGACGCCGATCTCACGTGCTGATGTTTATACTTACTATGGAGGTACCACTTCCTACGAGTATAACCACGTGTTGCCGAAGACTTTCTTTAAGCTCAGAAACGTGTCATTGACTTATTCTGTGCCAAAAAGCTTCCTGGCCAAATCGCCGGTCCGTGTAGCATCCGTAGGCGTTTTCGGAAGAAACCTAGTACTGTGGACACCAAAAGGAAACCACTTTACCGATCCCGAGGCGAACACATTTGGTACCAGTCTTAAAAACCTTTACGGTGAATTTGCATCTGGTCCTTCTGTCGCAACGTACGGCGCGCAGTTAAATCTATCATTCTAA
- a CDS encoding SusC/RagA family TonB-linked outer membrane protein yields MRKTLLSLLGCLVLLCAQVYAQDRAVTGKVSAEDGSVLPGVNISLKGTNRGTTTNAQGEYTITTESGATLVFSFIGFQTKEIIVGTQSTIDVSLTNDISLLQEVVVTALGQEKKRNELVYAAQQVSSALLTQGRNTNMMNALSGKVAGVDIKASNTMGGSTSTIIRGYKSITGNNQALYVIDGIPVSNANNNTTDQQTGRTGADYGNAAADINPDNIQSINVLKGAAATALYGSRAANGVILITTKQGRKNSFDVTVNSGVTWGKIDKSTYVKYQKEYGAGYGGATDFYNGNLGSGDGKIASFDSDASFGPKFDPSLMVYQWNAIDPSSPSFQKMTPWTAAQNGPDKFYETGVTSNQSINITGGGDNSTFKIGYARNDEKGVLPNSKLGKNLFNFSASYDLSKKLSVSANVNYSQIKGLGRFGTGYSGKNPNQAFRQWFQTNVDVLELKDAYFRNGQNVTWNWANHSGTGAQFANNYPIYADNPYWSRYKNYNNDSRDNFFGYATGTYKIASWVDITGRFSYNGTSDMQEERIAVFSQAPGAYARYNRLFNETNLDVIANFRKEITKDIHFSGLLGGSMRRSKMTSIRTQTNGGLVVPNLYSIENSKNPVEAPVEQLQRIGVDGLYGQASFGYKDLANLELTARQDKSTTLPESNNTYFYPSVGANFVFSELPALKNNWLSVGKISANYAEVGNDAPFGATRDIYDKPTAIGSVPYFSLPNTKNNAQLKSERTKNLEFTLQMGFLQERAGFDVTYYKSNTLDQILPVDITSATGYTARYVNSGEVQNKGVEVSAFITPIKTGDFEWTLTANFARNRNEVLSLYGDVQNVQIASLQGGVTLNAAFTKDANGKVHGMPFGIIRGTNFVYNDAGQKIVKANGMYQASASSAQIIGNPNPDWIGGLNNTLKYKTLSLSFLIDVRHGGDIWSLDQWYGEGTGMYPITAGLNDKGIPKRDPVSAGGGVLYPGVQADGSVNTVYAANTDGGGATAYGYPANPPRAMYIYDGSYVKLREVALTFGVPQSLVSKLRAFKQIDISLIGRNLWIIHKNMDYQDPEDGLGSGLSAGAGGYQTGAYPAVKNYGFNVKFRF; encoded by the coding sequence ATGAGGAAGACTCTATTATCCCTACTGGGGTGCTTGGTGCTGTTATGCGCACAAGTCTATGCCCAGGACCGCGCTGTGACCGGTAAGGTCAGCGCTGAAGACGGCTCGGTTTTACCGGGTGTTAACATTTCTTTGAAAGGTACTAATCGGGGTACCACCACAAACGCCCAGGGAGAATACACCATTACAACCGAGTCGGGCGCTACTTTGGTTTTTAGCTTTATTGGTTTCCAGACGAAGGAAATTATTGTGGGTACCCAGTCTACCATAGATGTTTCCCTTACCAATGACATAAGTCTGTTACAAGAAGTTGTTGTAACAGCATTAGGTCAGGAGAAAAAACGAAACGAACTGGTTTATGCTGCGCAGCAGGTTAGCTCGGCATTACTTACGCAGGGCCGCAACACCAACATGATGAATGCCCTTTCCGGTAAAGTAGCAGGTGTGGATATCAAGGCGAGTAACACGATGGGAGGTTCTACCAGCACGATCATCCGTGGTTACAAATCAATCACTGGAAACAACCAGGCTCTTTATGTAATTGATGGCATCCCTGTTTCTAATGCCAACAATAACACTACTGACCAGCAAACTGGTAGAACTGGTGCTGATTATGGTAACGCTGCTGCTGATATCAATCCTGATAACATTCAATCCATTAACGTATTGAAAGGTGCTGCCGCAACTGCCCTTTACGGTTCGCGTGCTGCAAACGGTGTGATTTTGATCACTACCAAACAAGGCCGGAAAAACAGCTTCGACGTAACTGTTAACTCGGGTGTTACCTGGGGTAAAATCGACAAATCAACTTACGTAAAGTATCAAAAAGAATACGGTGCGGGCTACGGTGGCGCTACTGACTTTTACAACGGCAATCTTGGATCAGGCGATGGCAAAATTGCTTCCTTTGATTCGGATGCTTCGTTCGGCCCTAAATTCGACCCTAGCCTGATGGTTTATCAATGGAATGCGATCGACCCTTCATCTCCTTCGTTCCAAAAAATGACGCCTTGGACTGCTGCTCAGAATGGCCCTGACAAATTTTATGAAACAGGTGTTACCTCTAACCAGAGCATTAACATCACCGGTGGTGGCGACAACAGCACTTTTAAAATTGGCTACGCGAGAAATGATGAAAAAGGTGTCCTTCCAAATAGTAAGCTAGGCAAAAACCTTTTCAACTTTTCAGCATCCTACGATCTGTCGAAAAAACTGAGCGTATCTGCAAATGTGAACTATTCACAAATTAAAGGATTGGGCCGTTTCGGAACTGGTTATAGCGGTAAAAACCCTAACCAAGCTTTCCGTCAGTGGTTTCAGACCAATGTTGATGTGCTTGAATTGAAAGATGCATATTTCAGAAATGGGCAGAATGTTACCTGGAACTGGGCAAACCATTCAGGCACAGGCGCCCAGTTTGCAAACAACTATCCGATCTACGCTGACAACCCCTACTGGTCGAGGTACAAAAATTATAACAACGACAGCCGTGACAACTTCTTCGGATATGCTACCGGAACTTACAAAATCGCCTCATGGGTAGACATCACAGGTCGTTTCAGCTATAACGGAACTAGCGATATGCAGGAGGAGAGAATCGCGGTTTTCAGCCAAGCTCCTGGCGCTTACGCACGTTACAACCGCTTATTTAACGAAACTAACCTTGACGTAATCGCTAATTTCAGAAAGGAAATTACAAAGGATATTCACTTCTCGGGTTTGTTGGGTGGTAGCATGAGAAGATCGAAAATGACTTCAATCCGTACACAAACTAACGGTGGACTTGTAGTTCCTAACCTTTACTCTATTGAAAACTCCAAAAACCCGGTTGAAGCACCAGTTGAGCAACTTCAACGCATAGGAGTGGATGGTTTGTACGGACAGGCTTCTTTTGGATACAAAGATCTGGCTAACCTTGAATTAACTGCAAGACAGGATAAATCAACCACGCTTCCTGAATCCAACAACACTTATTTCTATCCATCTGTTGGGGCCAACTTTGTTTTCTCTGAGCTCCCTGCTCTGAAAAACAACTGGTTGAGTGTTGGCAAGATCAGTGCTAACTACGCAGAAGTAGGTAACGACGCACCATTTGGAGCTACAAGGGATATTTATGACAAACCAACAGCAATCGGCTCTGTCCCTTATTTCTCGTTGCCTAATACGAAGAACAACGCTCAACTAAAATCAGAAAGAACTAAAAACCTGGAATTCACCCTTCAAATGGGTTTCTTGCAGGAACGTGCAGGTTTTGATGTTACTTATTATAAAAGTAACACGCTTGATCAGATCCTTCCGGTTGATATTACATCAGCAACAGGTTATACAGCCCGGTACGTAAATTCCGGTGAAGTTCAAAACAAAGGTGTTGAAGTCTCAGCTTTCATCACGCCAATTAAAACTGGTGATTTCGAATGGACGTTAACTGCAAACTTTGCAAGAAATCGCAATGAGGTTTTAAGCCTTTACGGAGACGTACAAAACGTACAAATCGCATCCCTGCAAGGTGGTGTAACATTGAATGCTGCATTTACAAAAGATGCAAACGGAAAAGTTCATGGAATGCCATTCGGTATCATCCGTGGAACAAACTTCGTTTACAACGACGCAGGTCAGAAAATTGTGAAAGCAAACGGAATGTACCAGGCAAGCGCAAGCTCTGCTCAAATCATCGGTAACCCTAACCCGGACTGGATCGGCGGTTTGAACAACACATTAAAATACAAAACTTTGTCTCTTAGCTTCCTGATCGACGTTCGTCACGGTGGAGATATCTGGTCCCTGGATCAATGGTATGGAGAAGGCACTGGTATGTACCCGATCACAGCTGGCCTCAACGACAAAGGAATTCCTAAAAGAGACCCGGTTTCAGCTGGTGGTGGTGTTCTCTACCCAGGTGTACAAGCTGACGGATCTGTAAACACAGTATATGCTGCAAACACAGATGGTGGTGGCGCAACGGCTTACGGTTACCC